GCGCTGCAATGGATCCGAATCTCGTGGCTATGGAATGCAGCTCACAGTCCTGACAACAAGAAGCAGCAACCAACCCGTGAGTGAACATACTGAAATCTACCGTACTAAAATACCTTAATAAGGGAGGCCCCATACAAAGCTTATGCTGGTGGTGGTTGCTCTTTCATTTGAAGAAGGTGGCTCAAGTAAGAAGATACGTATGCTTATGAAAGAAGTTAATGCCATCGAAAAGCTGAATATAGCAATGTTGAATGTTCATTAAACTTTTAGACCCAAATTTTTTGGCTCAATTAATGATTGTTTACTTAAGTATTTCAGAGTTATCTTTTTGGTTAGTTGGGCACCACTAGTTTCTGACAGACAAAAGGGTCTGTTGATAAGAAAAAAAGCTCTCTCCCTTTTTTAAAGCTTTTGAGACTTGCTATAGCACAGTGCAACgtccttttcatttttttttatcaacttgtgtattatatatttatttatatgttatttcTTCATTCAAGAGAGTCACGAGAACAACCCTTTATCCttcttttattataatataatatccatatgtaaataataaatatagttcTTACTTTGTACATGGACCGGCCATTTCCAAAGATGAAATCAATTGACCCCTCGATGTAACATTCCTTGAAGTAATGACGACCAGCATCATCACAAAGAGTGTCTTGTGCACCGTAGAATCCACAGCCTGAGAAATACGCCTTGTCGCCCGATATCCGCAACGCCACTGCTTGCCATCCTTGCATTCCTGGCATCGGTGCCGGTGCTGTATTCTATACAATGTAAATTCGATAACATTATTATGTTCAAGgttaatcaaatatttcaaagtaTTTGGTGTTGAATTAGCATTTCAATGTACTCGTCATTTGAACTATATATATTATACCGCCAAAATAAAGTCACATGCAGCACAGTATTAAGGGAAATCTAGGGCATATATTTATAATGTTTTCAGAAGCATTGATAGAGAGTTCTCTGCTGCTTTCACTTTCTTTCTCCATTCAATCTTAATTATTAACGTGAAGAATTTATGAAGTAGTATGTTATTCGTTAGCTGTTCGGTGCTTTTTTATAGTTATTACCTTGAAGCTGATATTTCTAGCAGAGAAATAATTAGCATACACAGTGACAGAAGCAGTTTGATAAGTACGCAACTGTTGGCCGTTGGATCCAAGATCACTTGCTCGATCATGCCATTCGATGAACGTCACCTCCCTCCCTGCTCCCTGCATCGTAATGTATGGCTTTGTCGCTGGCACCACCACTTTCTCTCTGCAACGCCACCAAAAGAAACAGCCATTTTTAACGTGTAGGTTAAGCGTTTCAAagaatgtattttttttttcttcagttTTAAGCATATATTGATGCTTTAATGGCTCTTACAGAAGgatgtgaaattaaagtattaCATGTAATATCCAGCGCTGATTCGAATTAGAACATTCTTTCTATTATTTCCCGGGACTGCATCAACGGCATCTTGTACTGACCGGAAATGACCCAACCCGTTAATGTCGACGGTAATTAGCCGGTGACCGATGGGTCCGATCCACTTATGGCGGTGCCTTGTGGAATTAGTAGTACAAGCAGTTTGATTGACGACCGGCCTTGTTGCTACGGATAATGACGGCGCAGGACAGAAAAAAGAAGCAAAAACGAAGACAAAACAGAAGTAGAATAACAAAAAACTACAAGACTCCATTAAAATAGAATTAGGTAGTCAGGGAATAGAAATGATGAAACAAGAGACAGTGAGAGAGACAGAGTGATACGAATGTAAAGAATGTTTGAATGTGGGATTTTTATGGGGTTGATGATTTTTAGCACAAGAGCTTATATAgacacgtatatatatattataatctgGATTAATTGAGTTGAATAATCTTAATTATTTATCCATGATTAAAGTTTATGTTTACAGTAGAGAATAAAT
This window of the Gossypium arboreum isolate Shixiya-1 chromosome 12, ASM2569848v2, whole genome shotgun sequence genome carries:
- the LOC108479937 gene encoding probable pectinesterase 68; its protein translation is MESCSFLLFYFCFVFVFASFFCPAPSLSVATRPVVNQTACTTNSTRHRHKWIGPIGHRLITVDINGLGHFRSVQDAVDAVPGNNRKNVLIRISAGYYIEKVVVPATKPYITMQGAGREVTFIEWHDRASDLGSNGQQLRTYQTASVTVYANYFSARNISFKNTAPAPMPGMQGWQAVALRISGDKAYFSGCGFYGAQDTLCDDAGRHYFKECYIEGSIDFIFGNGRSMYKDCELHSIATRFGSIAAHDRNSPDEKTGFAFVNCKVTGTGPLYVGRAMGQYSRIVYAYTYFDDLVAHGGWDDWDHVSYKNKTAFFGVYKCWGPGAAAVRGVSWARELKFDEAHPFLAKSFVNGRHWIAPWDA